In one candidate division KSB1 bacterium genomic region, the following are encoded:
- a CDS encoding TatD family hydrolase, which produces MLIDSHCHLTLEDFQKDLDEVILRAEESGIGKIIVPGLDLQTSQYAIELAERYGSVYAAVGTHPQDSKSYNNNQMDQFEKLMDHEKVVAIGEIGLDYYWDYAPRDTQKQVFMEFLELAKVTKTPVIIHNREAYADLINCVKKKQFKNVTGVFHCFSEDEKSAREVLDLGFSVSFTGTITFKNSKTAEISKAVKLSDQLLETDAPFMAPVPYRGKRNEPGFVKEIAQKQAEFRNITVEEVGRITTDHAFCLFPKLKN; this is translated from the coding sequence GTGCTTATTGATTCACATTGTCATCTGACTTTAGAAGATTTTCAAAAGGATCTGGATGAAGTAATCTTGCGGGCAGAAGAGTCCGGAATCGGTAAGATAATCGTCCCGGGTCTTGATCTCCAAACCAGCCAGTATGCCATTGAGCTTGCGGAAAGATATGGATCGGTTTATGCCGCAGTCGGCACACATCCGCAAGATTCTAAAAGTTACAACAACAATCAAATGGATCAATTTGAAAAATTAATGGATCATGAAAAAGTGGTAGCGATTGGCGAGATAGGATTGGATTACTATTGGGATTATGCCCCCCGGGACACACAAAAACAAGTATTTATGGAATTTTTGGAATTGGCCAAAGTTACAAAAACACCCGTGATTATTCACAACCGTGAGGCATATGCCGATTTGATTAATTGTGTGAAGAAAAAACAATTTAAAAATGTAACAGGGGTGTTCCATTGCTTTTCCGAAGATGAAAAATCGGCCAGGGAAGTATTAGATTTGGGATTTTCGGTATCATTTACAGGAACGATAACATTTAAGAACTCCAAAACGGCAGAGATTTCAAAAGCAGTTAAGCTAAGCGATCAATTATTGGAAACAGATGCACCTTTTATGGCGCCGGTTCCATATCGAGGCAAAAGAAACGAACCGGGCTTTGTGAAAGAAATTGCCCAAAAACAAGCGGAATTTAGAAATATAACCGTGGAAGAAGTTGGCCGCATAACGACGGATCATGCATTTTGTTTGTTTCCTAAATTAAAAAACTGA
- a CDS encoding glycine--tRNA ligase produces MDKLVSLCKRRGFIFQSSEIYGGINSCWDYGPMGVELKKNIKEFWWKSMVTSRQDIEGLDASILMHPKIWEASGHVDSFTDPMVDCKNCKKRFREDQVEGEKCPNCGGELTDTRQFNLMFKTNIGPVEDSSSIIYLRPETAQGIYVNFVNVQKSSRQKVPFGIGQIGKAFRNEITPGNFIFRTREFEQMEMQYFVKPENDQEWMNYWKEERMSWYVSLGITENKLRFHEHDADELAHYAKSAFDIEYEFPFGWQELEGIHNRTDFDLKQHIKFSGKDLSYFNEATRDRFVPYIIETSAGCDRTLLTTLIDAYREEEVKGDRRVVLKFSPHISPIKVGVFPLVKKDGMPEIARKITDSLRNHTTVFYDESGAVGRRYRRQDEIGTPYCVTVDTESIENQTVTVRDRDTMEQIRVGIDQLKVFFKDKLQ; encoded by the coding sequence ATGGATAAATTGGTTTCGTTATGTAAAAGACGGGGATTTATTTTCCAATCAAGCGAAATTTATGGAGGTATTAACAGTTGTTGGGATTATGGCCCGATGGGCGTAGAATTGAAAAAGAACATCAAGGAATTTTGGTGGAAATCCATGGTTACTTCCAGGCAAGACATTGAAGGATTGGATGCCAGCATTTTAATGCACCCCAAAATATGGGAGGCATCCGGACATGTAGATAGTTTTACCGATCCTATGGTAGATTGCAAAAATTGTAAGAAGCGTTTTCGAGAAGACCAGGTGGAAGGTGAAAAATGTCCGAACTGTGGTGGAGAATTAACGGATACTCGCCAATTCAATTTGATGTTTAAAACAAATATTGGCCCCGTGGAAGACAGCTCAAGTATTATTTACTTGCGTCCGGAAACCGCCCAGGGGATCTATGTTAATTTTGTGAATGTGCAAAAATCGTCCAGGCAAAAAGTACCTTTCGGAATTGGTCAAATCGGCAAAGCCTTTCGTAATGAAATCACTCCGGGAAATTTTATTTTTCGCACGCGTGAATTTGAACAGATGGAAATGCAATATTTTGTGAAACCGGAGAACGACCAGGAATGGATGAATTATTGGAAAGAGGAACGCATGTCCTGGTATGTAAGTTTGGGTATTACTGAAAACAAATTGAGATTTCATGAACATGATGCAGACGAGCTTGCTCATTATGCTAAGTCGGCTTTTGATATCGAATATGAGTTCCCCTTTGGTTGGCAAGAACTTGAGGGAATTCATAACCGAACGGATTTTGACTTAAAGCAGCATATCAAATTTTCAGGGAAAGATCTGTCTTATTTTAATGAAGCGACTCGTGATCGTTTTGTTCCATATATTATAGAAACTTCTGCAGGATGTGATCGAACATTACTGACCACACTTATCGATGCATATCGGGAAGAAGAAGTGAAGGGAGACCGGAGAGTTGTGTTGAAATTTTCTCCTCACATTTCCCCGATAAAAGTAGGTGTTTTTCCCCTCGTTAAAAAAGACGGCATGCCTGAAATAGCTCGGAAGATTACCGACTCATTAAGAAATCATACGACAGTTTTTTATGATGAATCAGGGGCAGTTGGCCGTAGATATAGACGGCAAGATGAAATAGGAACGCCTTACTGCGTAACAGTTGACACAGAGTCTATTGAAAACCAGACAGTTACGGTTAGAGATCGGGATACGATGGAGCAAATAAGGGTGGGTATTGATCAGTTAAAAGTGTTTTTTAAAGATAAATTACAATAA
- the mgtE gene encoding magnesium transporter: protein MENTEPTLAPKDDPKLNPEWIESTLDDLKDLIGSKADGFILNIAKDLHPSDIAELSRHLNRDERTYLFNLLEPDVVSETLLELNPPMQSEYLAQADTARISEIVKEMDSDDAADFISGLKEEVAEKILNSIDKEDSAEVRELLLYEEDTAGGIMAKEFVAVSKELTVDQAIQKIRRRTEEVDEIYNVFAIDDSEVLNGVVPLQKLLLARPGVKVQHIMNEDVISVSTSIDQEKVAKLFKKYDLISIPVVDDEKKLVGRITIDDIVDVIEDEASEDVQKIAGITDIDIQETSILRITGARLPWLAISFVGEIVSGFLMSQFQTSLTRAIYIVFFVPLVMAIGGNVGNQSAIVIIRGLTTGEIGMLETGRRMRKELWVALLLGFSLALAIFLISGLWFHDFRLGFVIALALVVVVINAALTGTILPFVLKRLDIDPAIATSPLITTSNDILGVLIYFGMITIYLTQFS from the coding sequence ATGGAAAATACTGAGCCAACACTTGCACCAAAAGATGATCCAAAATTAAATCCCGAATGGATCGAATCAACACTTGATGATTTAAAGGATTTGATTGGTTCAAAGGCTGACGGATTTATTTTGAACATCGCAAAAGATTTGCATCCTTCCGATATTGCCGAATTATCGCGGCACCTAAATCGGGACGAGCGAACTTATTTATTCAATCTTCTTGAACCTGATGTTGTTTCCGAAACACTACTTGAACTGAACCCACCGATGCAATCCGAGTATTTGGCTCAAGCAGACACAGCCCGAATCTCAGAAATTGTTAAGGAGATGGATTCTGACGATGCAGCGGATTTTATCAGCGGCTTGAAGGAAGAGGTTGCTGAGAAAATTCTTAATTCCATTGACAAAGAAGATTCCGCAGAAGTTCGGGAACTTCTTTTGTACGAAGAAGATACTGCCGGCGGAATCATGGCTAAAGAATTCGTCGCGGTGAGTAAAGAACTGACCGTAGATCAGGCAATTCAGAAGATTCGAAGAAGGACTGAAGAAGTCGATGAAATTTACAATGTTTTTGCGATCGATGATTCTGAGGTGTTAAATGGGGTTGTTCCGTTGCAAAAACTATTATTGGCCCGGCCAGGCGTAAAAGTTCAACATATTATGAATGAAGATGTTATTTCCGTTAGTACAAGCATCGATCAGGAGAAAGTTGCGAAACTATTCAAGAAATATGATTTGATTTCTATCCCGGTTGTTGATGATGAAAAGAAACTGGTAGGACGAATAACCATTGATGACATTGTTGATGTGATTGAAGATGAAGCGAGCGAAGATGTTCAGAAAATAGCCGGTATTACAGATATTGACATTCAGGAGACCTCTATACTACGTATCACAGGCGCTCGATTACCGTGGTTGGCGATTTCCTTTGTGGGAGAAATTGTTTCAGGATTTTTGATGAGCCAGTTTCAAACGTCTTTAACTCGTGCGATTTATATTGTGTTTTTTGTTCCTCTTGTTATGGCAATTGGCGGAAATGTTGGAAACCAGTCAGCGATTGTTATCATTCGTGGATTAACCACCGGTGAAATTGGCATGTTGGAAACAGGAAGAAGAATGCGTAAGGAATTATGGGTTGCATTGCTACTGGGTTTTTCACTTGCACTAGCGATTTTTTTAATCTCCGGCCTTTGGTTTCATGATTTTAGATTAGGGTTTGTTATTGCTCTCGCATTGGTTGTTGTCGTTATTAATGCGGCTCTTACCGGAACGATTCTTCCGTTTGTGTTAAAAAGACTGGATATTGATCCGGCCATAGCAACCAGTCCACTTATTACAACAAGCAATGATATTTTAGGGGTGCTAATTTATTTTGGAATGATCACAATCTACTTAACCCAATTTAGTTAA
- the rsmA gene encoding ribosomal RNA small subunit methyltransferase A: MENIIPKKSLGQNFLIDRNIASKIISLLDISPNDVLIEIGPGKGILTQFFFELKNTVYAIEIDKRCVEYLNDTLKKYSHINIIHQNFLDWTLEKQNFVKKELKWVGNLPYNITSSVLFKLIDLYPQVRRAVFMVQREVAERIVASHGNKDYGILSVLVQTFYSVKKRFVVSNSVFRPKPRVDSAVITLECRKNVNLGCELQTYQQVVKKAFNQRRKLLTNSLKSLFSQDDFENQPFEFHRRAEEVPVKEWKILSQHLHQKMIQN; this comes from the coding sequence ATGGAGAATATCATTCCAAAAAAATCACTGGGTCAAAATTTTCTTATAGATCGGAATATAGCTAGTAAGATCATTTCACTGCTTGATATTTCTCCGAACGATGTACTCATTGAAATTGGACCAGGAAAAGGAATCCTGACCCAATTTTTTTTTGAACTCAAGAATACGGTATATGCAATCGAGATAGATAAACGGTGTGTTGAATATCTTAATGATACATTAAAAAAGTATTCCCACATAAATATTATTCATCAAAATTTTTTAGATTGGACTTTGGAAAAACAGAATTTTGTGAAGAAGGAGTTAAAGTGGGTGGGAAATTTGCCTTATAATATTACAAGCTCGGTATTGTTTAAATTGATTGATTTATATCCACAAGTAAGGAGAGCTGTTTTCATGGTTCAGAGAGAAGTAGCGGAAAGAATTGTCGCTTCTCATGGAAATAAAGATTATGGTATTTTATCCGTATTGGTTCAAACATTTTATTCAGTGAAAAAACGGTTTGTTGTCTCGAATAGTGTGTTTAGACCAAAACCAAGAGTGGATTCTGCGGTGATTACTCTTGAATGCCGCAAAAATGTTAATCTTGGTTGTGAATTACAAACCTATCAACAGGTGGTTAAAAAAGCATTCAACCAGCGAAGGAAACTGTTGACAAATTCTCTTAAATCTCTTTTTTCCCAAGATGATTTTGAAAATCAACCATTTGAATTTCATCGTAGAGCCGAGGAGGTTCCAGTAAAAGAATGGAAAATACTGAGCCAACACTTGCACCAAAAGATGATCCAAAATTAA
- the recO gene encoding DNA repair protein RecO, translated as MNIIKTEGIIIRSQDYLESSKIVTCYTKDYGKVALIAKGARRPKSKFGGAIDLLHQVQLVYYLKENRELQTLSQADIFKSFHYFSSDISRFSLALAAAEIVNQLEMKEHPNPQLYSYFVETLTSIEKANNPELILYQFVWRWLETSGFRPKLRRCLKCGQFPANETVRFKFSLGGYYCSNCKFGTEGVIKISIECIHLILELRDSTPIQLVDKRIEDAILSEVKYIIWRFLQHHVEGIKELKALRFFKKISRPNENRVGAV; from the coding sequence ATGAACATCATTAAAACAGAGGGTATTATTATTCGGTCGCAAGATTACCTTGAATCCAGCAAAATAGTGACTTGTTATACCAAAGATTATGGAAAAGTTGCTTTGATTGCAAAAGGAGCTCGTCGCCCTAAAAGTAAATTTGGCGGCGCCATAGATCTTTTACATCAAGTTCAATTGGTTTATTATTTAAAAGAAAACAGAGAGCTACAAACGCTTTCCCAGGCGGATATTTTTAAGTCATTTCATTACTTTTCAAGTGATATCTCACGGTTTTCTTTAGCTTTGGCAGCTGCGGAGATCGTCAATCAATTAGAAATGAAAGAGCATCCAAATCCCCAACTATATTCATATTTTGTGGAAACACTCACATCAATTGAAAAAGCCAACAACCCGGAATTAATTCTATATCAATTTGTTTGGCGTTGGTTGGAAACTTCAGGATTTAGGCCGAAACTTCGACGCTGTTTAAAATGTGGGCAATTCCCGGCCAATGAAACCGTGAGATTCAAGTTTTCTCTTGGTGGTTATTATTGTTCGAATTGTAAGTTTGGCACTGAGGGAGTTATAAAAATTTCAATAGAATGTATTCATTTGATTTTGGAATTACGTGATTCCACCCCAATTCAGCTAGTTGACAAAAGAATAGAAGATGCTATCCTAAGTGAAGTTAAGTATATTATATGGCGATTTTTACAACATCATGTTGAGGGAATAAAAGAATTAAAGGCACTAAGATTTTTTAAAAAAATTTCTAGGCCCAATGAAAATAGAGTAGGAGCTGTTTGA